A single window of Prochlorococcus marinus XMU1410 DNA harbors:
- a CDS encoding cupin domain-containing protein has translation MKVLITSPCSASVIIQYGIKSWPIWECEPSKFQWNYDDKEICLIIEGQAKINTQNGNIYVIKAGDLVEFPAGLNCEWEVTKSIKKHYRLGS, from the coding sequence GTGAAAGTTCTAATAACTTCCCCCTGTAGTGCAAGCGTAATAATTCAGTATGGAATAAAAAGTTGGCCTATTTGGGAATGTGAGCCAAGTAAATTTCAATGGAATTACGATGATAAGGAAATTTGCTTAATTATTGAAGGTCAAGCGAAAATAAATACCCAAAACGGTAATATTTACGTGATTAAAGCTGGAGATCTAGTTGAGTTTCCTGCTGGACTTAACTGCGAATGGGAAGTAACCAAAAGTATTAAAAAACATTATCGATTGGGTAGCTAA
- a CDS encoding DUF805 domain-containing protein has product MLNDFFNAYKEFWIKATDCKGFTSRSDWWLVQLANLIISFLTIPIFLKTFGFNAYGIVCIIPQIAIDIRRIRDFGKDWKWIFINLIPIFGWILWFIWLGFGKTGNGKNKLI; this is encoded by the coding sequence ATGCTTAATGACTTTTTCAATGCATATAAAGAGTTTTGGATAAAAGCTACAGACTGCAAAGGATTCACATCTCGATCGGACTGGTGGTTAGTTCAACTGGCCAATCTTATAATTTCTTTCCTAACTATTCCAATATTTTTAAAAACTTTTGGTTTCAATGCTTATGGAATAGTTTGTATCATTCCTCAAATAGCTATTGATATAAGAAGAATCAGAGACTTTGGAAAAGATTGGAAATGGATCTTTATTAATTTAATACCTATCTTCGGATGGATCTTGTGGTTCATTTGGTTAGGCTTTGGTAAGACAGGTAATGGGAAAAATAAACTTATATAG
- a CDS encoding restriction endonuclease subunit S: MKKFINKKNNKNEPWFKWLTRELNSYEAFQDFESGKNPRDVAEDFISRNSIAIEEVFEDFDEEDKDTLDQFLKLTECEMHVFRILEKQIELRNKIRFVDFKKRKKIKS; the protein is encoded by the coding sequence ATGAAGAAATTCATAAATAAAAAAAATAATAAAAATGAACCATGGTTTAAATGGTTAACGAGAGAACTTAATTCTTATGAAGCTTTTCAGGATTTCGAATCAGGAAAGAATCCAAGAGATGTTGCAGAGGACTTTATTTCTAGAAATAGTATCGCTATTGAAGAAGTTTTCGAAGATTTTGATGAAGAAGATAAAGATACACTCGATCAGTTTCTTAAATTAACCGAATGCGAGATGCATGTGTTTAGGATTCTTGAAAAACAAATAGAGTTAAGAAACAAGATAAGATTTGTAGATTTTAAAAAAAGAAAAAAAATAAAGAGTTAA
- a CDS encoding M protein, with amino-acid sequence MSIPFYDFPSSPILIIGAFGIAVAIAVFFVSYQKYFNSPLNKERAEKKKSLIKEQKVLNERLEKIEQDLKNL; translated from the coding sequence TTGTCAATTCCATTTTATGATTTTCCTTCGTCTCCAATTTTAATAATTGGTGCTTTTGGCATTGCAGTCGCAATAGCAGTTTTTTTTGTCTCTTACCAAAAATATTTCAATTCTCCTTTGAACAAAGAGCGTGCAGAAAAGAAAAAATCCCTAATTAAGGAACAAAAAGTGTTAAATGAAAGATTAGAAAAAATAGAACAAGATTTAAAAAATTTATAA
- a CDS encoding fatty acid desaturase: MIKVNRGDYLIKPFLKRNNIRASYQIISTIFPIISIWLIVHQVINQPFSLLIKGFLLIPFLVLLTLFSSRTFSLMHDCGHNSLFTKRKLNRFFGFFLGLVNGIPQKSWSIDHAFHHRNNGNWEIYKGPIDVLSLEDYESLTKREQIFYKVSRNWIMLFPGGFFYLVLKPRLGLVIIIFNFIKDILEETFIKIKNREISQLLAINSRIRPPFSDYGDNFSELCELIINNILVIIGWIFMCKWLGLVFFLSFYSILLTLSAAILICVFFVQHNYENAYAKNTKNWDLIDGAILGSSNLDIPDWLNWFLADISFHSIHHLSERIPNYNLRACHKANIHLLQQSKFLKLSDFSNCFKYIIWDNKNEKLIPIN; this comes from the coding sequence ATGATTAAAGTAAATAGAGGTGATTATTTAATAAAGCCATTTTTAAAAAGAAATAATATTAGAGCTTCTTATCAAATTATTTCTACCATCTTCCCAATAATTTCTATTTGGTTAATTGTCCACCAAGTAATAAATCAACCTTTTTCATTATTAATTAAAGGATTTCTATTGATACCTTTTTTAGTTCTTCTAACTCTATTCTCTTCTCGAACTTTCTCATTAATGCATGATTGCGGTCATAATTCTCTTTTTACAAAACGGAAATTAAACCGCTTTTTTGGATTTTTCCTTGGATTGGTTAATGGTATTCCCCAGAAGTCATGGTCAATTGATCATGCATTTCATCATAGAAATAATGGAAATTGGGAAATTTACAAAGGACCTATAGATGTTTTAAGTCTTGAAGATTATGAATCCCTTACAAAAAGAGAGCAAATATTTTATAAAGTAAGTCGAAACTGGATAATGCTTTTCCCTGGGGGGTTTTTTTACTTAGTTTTAAAACCTAGATTAGGACTTGTCATTATTATTTTTAATTTCATTAAAGATATATTGGAAGAGACTTTTATCAAAATAAAAAACAGAGAAATTTCTCAACTTTTAGCTATCAATTCAAGAATCAGGCCACCTTTTTCTGATTATGGAGATAATTTCAGTGAACTATGTGAATTAATAATCAATAACATATTAGTGATAATAGGGTGGATTTTTATGTGTAAATGGTTGGGGTTAGTCTTTTTCTTATCATTCTATTCCATTTTATTAACCTTATCAGCAGCAATTTTAATATGTGTTTTTTTTGTACAACATAACTATGAGAATGCATATGCTAAAAATACAAAGAATTGGGATCTCATCGATGGAGCGATTTTAGGTAGTAGCAATTTAGATATCCCTGACTGGCTAAATTGGTTTTTAGCAGACATATCCTTCCACAGCATTCATCATCTCTCCGAGAGAATACCAAATTACAACTTAAGAGCTTGTCATAAAGCAAACATTCATTTGCTCCAACAATCAAAGTTTTTAAAATTAAGCGATTTTTCAAACTGTTTCAAATATATTATTTGGGATAATAAAAATGAAAAATTAATTCCAATAAATTAA
- a CDS encoding fatty acid desaturase, producing the protein MSNIKFSGLKGQALAIEDKDIPSIKEFQDVIPDHYFKCNTKTSLRYLLQSALIQSLVVAIGLSIPFTPTMIPIWIIYTILSGTTAMGFWVIAHECGHGAFSQNKTLESITGYLLHSLLLVPYFSWQRSHAVHHRFTNNITNGETHVPLVIKGDGVKEKVGGEKELHFSNSLGKKKYGILQLVLHLIFGWPAYLLTGSTGGVKYGTSNHFWPIKPFSKALWPSIWVKKVWISDIGVGLTLLSIFYLVFKYGLFPVIALYFGPLLVVNCWLVVYTWLHHTDSDVPHLSNTHFSFMRGAFLSIDRPYGRVINFLHHNIGSSHVVHHVCPTIPHYHAKKATVLIKKAFKKAYLFNPDPIHKALWNIACNCVAVKSDIKRGRYIWHSSYKMVD; encoded by the coding sequence TTGAGTAATATAAAATTTTCAGGTCTTAAAGGCCAAGCGCTTGCAATAGAGGATAAAGATATCCCAAGCATAAAAGAATTTCAGGATGTTATTCCAGATCACTACTTTAAGTGCAATACCAAAACTTCTTTGAGGTATCTTTTACAATCAGCTTTAATTCAATCATTAGTAGTTGCGATAGGATTATCTATTCCATTTACCCCAACAATGATCCCAATTTGGATTATTTACACAATACTATCAGGTACCACCGCAATGGGATTCTGGGTAATTGCACATGAATGTGGGCATGGTGCATTCTCTCAAAACAAGACCTTGGAATCTATAACTGGTTATTTACTACATTCATTACTTCTAGTGCCTTATTTTTCATGGCAGCGTTCTCATGCTGTTCATCATCGATTCACAAATAATATAACAAATGGGGAAACTCACGTACCTTTAGTAATTAAAGGTGATGGAGTTAAAGAAAAAGTTGGCGGAGAAAAAGAATTACATTTTTCAAATTCCTTAGGTAAGAAAAAATACGGAATTCTTCAACTTGTTTTACATCTAATATTTGGCTGGCCTGCTTATTTACTAACGGGAAGTACAGGAGGTGTTAAATATGGAACTTCAAATCATTTTTGGCCAATTAAACCATTTTCTAAAGCATTATGGCCATCAATATGGGTCAAGAAAGTTTGGATATCAGATATTGGTGTAGGTTTGACATTATTGAGCATTTTTTATTTAGTTTTCAAGTATGGATTATTTCCAGTAATTGCTCTGTATTTTGGTCCTTTATTAGTTGTTAATTGTTGGCTAGTAGTTTATACATGGCTTCATCATACAGATTCAGATGTACCACATCTTTCAAATACGCATTTTTCCTTTATGAGAGGAGCATTTCTTTCTATTGACAGGCCTTATGGTAGAGTCATTAATTTTCTTCACCATAATATAGGTTCTAGTCATGTCGTTCATCATGTATGTCCAACGATCCCTCATTATCATGCTAAAAAGGCAACTGTCTTAATTAAAAAAGCCTTTAAAAAAGCATACCTTTTTAATCCTGATCCAATACACAAAGCTCTTTGGAATATTGCTTGCAATTGCGTTGCTGTTAAGTCAGACATCAAGAGAGGAAGATATATATGGCATTCTTCATACAAAATGGTGGATTAA
- a CDS encoding DUF938 domain-containing protein, whose protein sequence is MDNRLFFSATQRNRDCIGDVLSRIIKNGSVLEIGSGSGEHGVVFQKRFPGIIWQTSDPELVHRKSISSWIEYENLTKKMPQPLEINVEKIPWKIPLRLADSLQGIVSINMIHVAQWSCTVALFRESGKLLKKGQFLILYGPFKICNKHTSESNYLFDNSLKMQNDLWGIKNLEEVCDESEKNGFSQEEIIRMPANNFSIIYRKVS, encoded by the coding sequence TTGGATAATAGACTTTTTTTTTCGGCGACTCAAAGAAATAGAGACTGTATTGGTGATGTACTATCCAGAATTATAAAAAATGGTTCAGTATTGGAAATCGGGAGTGGCAGCGGTGAACATGGAGTGGTTTTTCAAAAACGCTTTCCTGGGATAATTTGGCAAACAAGTGATCCTGAGTTAGTGCATAGAAAAAGTATAAGTTCTTGGATTGAGTATGAAAACTTAACTAAGAAAATGCCCCAACCTCTTGAGATTAATGTAGAAAAAATTCCTTGGAAAATTCCATTGAGATTAGCTGATTCTTTGCAAGGAATAGTTTCTATAAATATGATTCATGTGGCACAGTGGTCTTGTACTGTAGCACTCTTTAGAGAGTCAGGAAAATTACTGAAAAAGGGACAATTTTTGATTTTGTATGGGCCATTTAAGATTTGCAATAAGCATACAAGTGAAAGTAATTATTTGTTTGATAATTCATTAAAAATGCAAAATGATCTTTGGGGTATTAAAAACCTTGAAGAAGTTTGTGATGAGAGTGAGAAAAATGGTTTTTCTCAAGAGGAAATTATTAGGATGCCAGCAAATAATTTTTCAATAATTTACAGAAAAGTTTCTTGA